One Taeniopygia guttata chromosome 16, bTaeGut7.mat, whole genome shotgun sequence DNA window includes the following coding sequences:
- the NOP9 gene encoding nucleolar protein 9 translates to MAAHAGSPPGPGMSRQWRQSRQSWPRLDPDTAEYFRRALETLEEGLSEEELALFTPNVLSEVSQHLPAVALDPGGSRLLLLLLPQTPPTTLPTLLLNLGGVPRHPRGSRVLEAALGRVLGVLGEGRGVGEDLEGALGGLVRLFLEQDLGGLARDPNGSFVLRALLAVLGGGRDEVPPPKGAEPKTKKAELKAKGAWSLPEGAELPPSFRPLLEELAQELEQQIPALLSPACASLCLQGALGALRRSQSPSCARFCRALIGCLRQPGPAHQHSPLLTSLQDPARSRLLEAAMTVLDPPGLQELFRGHLKGHLRGVASHPVANHGLQRLLDHAPEDVVSEVLSELGPALEEPLARGHPGVVLALLGAALRHPRLQGEALRWLFQALRCWAPPHHPHCVTALAKLRPLEGGASEEGAVLEPSPAGSRALQLLLRFRCPSPAPCPAHNGPDHAHCNTLNGTGHAPNAPDHAPTTPGHAHCNTFNGPGHAHTATGPAPLPGPAPIARGLGALSGAALVALARSGPGSRLCDVILGSKTARKWLLKRLKGQWLGLAQDRFGSRVLDTAWANGNPRQRVRLATELAPHLPALLRDPFGRGVVRNFSLELFRRDRPKWERLQRGAGPKGRGLIL, encoded by the exons ATGGCGGCGCACGCGGGGTCCCCCCCCGGGCCGGGCATGTCGCGACAGTGGCGACAATCGCGACAATCGTGGCCTCGCCTCGATCCCGACACCGCCGAGTATTTCCGGAGGGCTCTGGAGACGCTGGAGGAGGGGCTGAGCGAAGAGGAGCTCG CTCTCTTCACCCCCAACGTGCTCTCCGAGGTCTCCCAGCACCTCCCCGCCGTGGCCCTGGACCCGGGGGGCtcccgcctcctcctcctgctgctcccccagacccccccgaccaccctccccaccctcctcctCAATTTGGGGGGCGTCCCCCGCCacccccgggggtcccgggtgcTGGAGGCCGCCCtggggagggtcctgggggtgctgggggaggggcggggggtgggggaggaccTGgagggggctttgggggggctGGTCCGGCTTTTCctggagcaggatttggggggcttggcCCGGGACCCCAACGGCAGCTTCGTGCTCCGGGCGCTGCTGGCGGTGCTGGGGGGCGGCAGGGATGAAg tccctcccccCAAGGGGGCGGAGCCAAAGACAAAGAAGGCGGAGCTAAAGGCGAAGGGGGCGTGGTCACTGCCCGAGGGGGCGGAGCTTCCGCCCTCCTTCCGCCccctgctggaggagctggcgCAGGAGTTGGAGCAGCAAATTCCAG CGCTGCTGAGCCCGGCCTGCGCcagcctgtgcctgcagggGGCGCTGGGGGCGCTGCGCCGCAGCCAATCACCGTCCTGCGCCCGCTTCTGCCGCGCCCTCATTGGCTGCCTCcgccagcccggccccgcccaccAGCACAG CCCCCTGCTGACGTCACTGCAGGACCCCGCCCGGTCCCGCCTCCTGGAGGCGGCCATGACAGTCCTGGACCCGCCGGGGCTCCAGGAGCTCTTCCGGGGTCACCTGAAGGGTCACCTGAGGGGCGTGGCCTCCCACCCCGTGGCCAATCACGGCCTGCAGCGCCTCCTGGACCACGCCCCCGAGGATGTG GTGTCGGAGGTGCTGTCGGAGCTGGGCCCCGCCCTGGAGGAGCCGCTGGCCCGGGGGCACCCCGGGGtggtgctggcgctgctgggcgCGGCCCTGCGGCACCCCCGGCTCCAGGGGGAGGCGCTGCGATGGCTCTTCCAG GCTTTGCGCTGCTGGGCCCCGCCCCACCACCCCCATTGCGTCACCGCCCTGGCCAAGCTCCGCCCCCTGGAGGGCGGGGCCAGCGAGGAGGGGGCGGTGCTTGAG CCCTCCCCCGCCGGTTCCCGcgccctgcagctgctgctgcgctTCCGCTGCCCAAGCCCCGCCCCTTGCCCCGCCCACAATGGACCAGACCACGCCCACTGCAATACCCTCAATGGGACAGGCCACGCCCCCAATGCGCCAGACCACGCCCCCACCACGCCAGGCCACGCCCACTGCAATACATTTAATGGGCCAGGCCACGCCCACACCGCCACAGGCCCCGCCCCTTTGCCAGGCCCCGCCCCCATTGCTCGCGGGCTGGGGGCGCTCTCTGGCGCCGCCCTGGTGGCGCTGGCGCGCAGCGGCCCCGGCAGCCGCCTCTGTGACGTCATTTTGGGCTCCAAAACCGCGCGGAAGTGGCTCCTGAAAAGGCTCAAG ggtCAGTGGTTGGGGCTGGCCCAGGACCGGTTTGGGAGCCGAGTGCTGGACACGGCGTGGGCCAATGGAAACCCCCGGCAGCGAGTCCGGCTGGCCACCgagctgg CCCCCCACCTGCCGGCGCTGCTGCGGGACCCGTTCGGCCGCGGCGTCGTTCGGAATTTCTCTCTGGAGCTTTTCCGCAGGGATCGGCCAAAATGGGAGCGGCTCCAgaggggggcggggccaaaGGGGCGTGGCCTCATCCTCTGA
- the KAT8 gene encoding histone acetyltransferase KAT8 isoform X4 has protein sequence MAAAGPGPLPEAPGGSGTAPGGTRTAPEGPGGGSGSGTGSGAGNGTGSGAGSGSGAGRGPAGAARDAEVAVEIGETYLCRRADGSWHSAEVIQSRLNEQEAREEFYVHYVGFNRRLDEWVDRNRLALSKSLKEAAQKSSEPFLGELAEPERKITRNQKRKHDEINHVQKTYAEMDPTTAALEKEHEAGQCQWRQPPGREIYRKGNISVYEVDGKDHKEKESPDGNNVACILTLPPYQRRGYGKFLIAFSYELSKLESTVGSPEKPLSDLGKLSYRSYWSWVLLEILRDFRGTLSIKDLSQMTSITQTDIISPLGWAVPGVGAVGSVVTVVTQWSLPWVSGHSVVSGHSVVTQWSLNVQPDDQHHADRHHQPIGMGSAGGWCHGVSGHSVVTVVTQWSLSGHSVVTQWSLSSQMTSITQTDIISPLGWAVPGVGAVGSVVTPMGQWSLPWVSGHSVVTQWSLSGQWSLSGHSPAR, from the exons atggcggcggccgggccgggcccgctccCGGAGGCTCCGGGCGGCTCCGGGACGGCCCCGGGCGGGACCCGAACGGCcccggagggtcccgggggCGGCTCCGGGAGCGGaaccgggagcggggccgggaacggaaccgggagcggggccgggagcggcagcggggccgggaggggcccggcgggagcggcgcgggaCGCGGAGGTGGCGGTGGAGATCGGGGAGACGTATCTGTGCCGCAGGGCGGACGGCAGCTGGC ACTCGGCCGAGGTGATCCAGTCCCGCCTGAACGAGCAGGAGGCGCGGGAGGAGTTCTACGTGCACTACGTGGGCT ttaaCCGGCGGCTGGACGAGTGGGTGGACAGGAACCGGCTGGCGCTGTCCAAGAGCCTGAAGGAGGCGGCGCAGAAGAGCTCCGAGCCCTTCCTGGGCGAGCTGGCCGAGCCCGAGAGGAAAATCACCCGCAACCAGAAACGCAAACACGACGAGATCAACCACGTGCAGAAG ACCTACGCCGAGATGGACCCGACCACGGCGGCGCTGGAGAAGGAGCACGAGGCC GGGCAGTGCCAGTGGCGGCAGCCGCCGGGGCGGGAGATTTACCGCAAGGGCAACATCTCCGTCTACGAGGTGGACGGCAAGGACCACAAG gaaaaggaGTCTCCGGACGGGAACAACGTGGCCTGCATCCTGACCCTGCCCCCGTACCAGCGCCGCGGATACGGGAAATTCCTCATCGCCTTCA GCTACGAGCTCTCCAAGCTGGAGAGCACCGTCGGCTCCCCGGAGAAGCCGCTCTCGGACCTGGGCAAGCTCAGCTACCGCAGCTACTGgtcctgggtgctgctggagatCCTCAGGGACTTCCGGGGGACCCTCTCCATCAAGGACCTCAG CCAGATGACCAGCATCACGCAGACGGACATCATCAGCCCATTGGGATGGGCAGTGCCGGGGGTCGGTGCTgtggggtcagtggtcactgtggtcactcagtggtcactcccatgggtcagtggtcactcagtggtcagtggtcactcagtggtcactcagtggtcactcaatGTCCAGCCAGATGACCAGCATCACGCAGACCGACATCATCAGCCCATTGGGATGGGCAGTGCCGGGGGTTGGTGCCatggggtcagtggtcactcagtggtcactgtggtcactcagtggtcactcagtggtcactcagtggtcactcagtggtcactctccAGCCAGATGACCAGCATCACGCAGACCGACATCATCAGCCCATTGGGATGGGCAGTGCCGGGGGTCGGTGCTgtggggtcagtggtcactcccatgggtcagtggtcactcccatgggtcagtggtcactcagtggtcactcagtggtcactcagtggtcagtggtcactcagtggtcactctccAGCCAGATGA
- the KAT8 gene encoding histone acetyltransferase KAT8 isoform X2 gives MAAAGPGPLPEAPGGSGTAPGGTRTAPEGPGGGSGSGTGSGAGNGTGSGAGSGSGAGRGPAGAARDAEVAVEIGETYLCRRADGSWHSAEVIQSRLNEQEAREEFYVHYVGFNRRLDEWVDRNRLALSKSLKEAAQKSSEPFLGELAEPERKITRNQKRKHDEINHVQKTYAEMDPTTAALEKEHEAITKVKYVDKIHIGHYEIDAWYFSPFPEDYGKQPKLWICEFCLKYMKFERSYRLHLGQCQWRQPPGREIYRKGNISVYEVDGKDHKEKESPDGNNVACILTLPPYQRRGYGKFLIAFSYELSKLESTVGSPEKPLSDLGKLSYRSYWSWVLLEILRDFRGTLSIKDLSQMTSITQTDIISPLGWAVPGVGAVGSVVTVVTQWSLPWVSGHSVVSGHSVVTQWSLNVQPDDQHHADRHHQPIGMGSAGGWCHGVSGHSVVTVVTQWSLSGHSVVTQWSLSSQMTSITQTDIISPLGWAVPGVGAVGSVVTPMGQWSLPWVSGHSVVTQWSLSGQWSLSGHSPAR, from the exons atggcggcggccgggccgggcccgctccCGGAGGCTCCGGGCGGCTCCGGGACGGCCCCGGGCGGGACCCGAACGGCcccggagggtcccgggggCGGCTCCGGGAGCGGaaccgggagcggggccgggaacggaaccgggagcggggccgggagcggcagcggggccgggaggggcccggcgggagcggcgcgggaCGCGGAGGTGGCGGTGGAGATCGGGGAGACGTATCTGTGCCGCAGGGCGGACGGCAGCTGGC ACTCGGCCGAGGTGATCCAGTCCCGCCTGAACGAGCAGGAGGCGCGGGAGGAGTTCTACGTGCACTACGTGGGCT ttaaCCGGCGGCTGGACGAGTGGGTGGACAGGAACCGGCTGGCGCTGTCCAAGAGCCTGAAGGAGGCGGCGCAGAAGAGCTCCGAGCCCTTCCTGGGCGAGCTGGCCGAGCCCGAGAGGAAAATCACCCGCAACCAGAAACGCAAACACGACGAGATCAACCACGTGCAGAAG ACCTACGCCGAGATGGACCCGACCACGGCGGCGCTGGAGAAGGAGCACGAGGCC ATCACCAAGGTGAAGTACGTGGACAAGATCCACATCGGGCACTACGAGATCGACGCCTGGTACTTCTCGCCCTTCCCGGAGGACTACGGGAAGCAGCCGAAGCTCTGGATCTGCGAGTTCTGCCTCAAGTACATGAAGTTCGAGAGGAGCTACCGCCTGCACCtg GGGCAGTGCCAGTGGCGGCAGCCGCCGGGGCGGGAGATTTACCGCAAGGGCAACATCTCCGTCTACGAGGTGGACGGCAAGGACCACAAG gaaaaggaGTCTCCGGACGGGAACAACGTGGCCTGCATCCTGACCCTGCCCCCGTACCAGCGCCGCGGATACGGGAAATTCCTCATCGCCTTCA GCTACGAGCTCTCCAAGCTGGAGAGCACCGTCGGCTCCCCGGAGAAGCCGCTCTCGGACCTGGGCAAGCTCAGCTACCGCAGCTACTGgtcctgggtgctgctggagatCCTCAGGGACTTCCGGGGGACCCTCTCCATCAAGGACCTCAG CCAGATGACCAGCATCACGCAGACGGACATCATCAGCCCATTGGGATGGGCAGTGCCGGGGGTCGGTGCTgtggggtcagtggtcactgtggtcactcagtggtcactcccatgggtcagtggtcactcagtggtcagtggtcactcagtggtcactcagtggtcactcaatGTCCAGCCAGATGACCAGCATCACGCAGACCGACATCATCAGCCCATTGGGATGGGCAGTGCCGGGGGTTGGTGCCatggggtcagtggtcactcagtggtcactgtggtcactcagtggtcactcagtggtcactcagtggtcactcagtggtcactctccAGCCAGATGACCAGCATCACGCAGACCGACATCATCAGCCCATTGGGATGGGCAGTGCCGGGGGTCGGTGCTgtggggtcagtggtcactcccatgggtcagtggtcactcccatgggtcagtggtcactcagtggtcactcagtggtcactcagtggtcagtggtcactcagtggtcactctccAGCCAGATGA
- the KAT8 gene encoding histone acetyltransferase KAT8 isoform X3 → MAAAGPGPLPEAPGGSGTAPGGTRTAPEGPGGGSGSGTGSGAGNGTGSGAGSGSGAGRGPAGAARDAEVAVEIGETYLCRRADGSWHSAEVIQSRLNEQEAREEFYVHYVGFNRRLDEWVDRNRLALSKSLKEAAQKSSEPFLGELAEPERKITRNQKRKHDEINHVQKTYAEMDPTTAALEKEHEAGQCQWRQPPGREIYRKGNISVYEVDGKDHKIYCQNLCLLAKLFLDHKTLYFDVEPFVFYLLTEVDRHGAHIVGYFSKEKESPDGNNVACILTLPPYQRRGYGKFLIAFSYELSKLESTVGSPEKPLSDLGKLSYRSYWSWVLLEILRDFRGTLSIKDLSQMTSITQTDIISPLGWAVPGVGAVGSVVTVVTQWSLPWVSGHSVVSGHSVVTQWSLNVQPDDQHHADRHHQPIGMGSAGGWCHGVSGHSVVTVVTQWSLSGHSVVTQWSLSSQMTSITQTDIISPLGWAVPGVGAVGSVVTPMGQWSLPWVSGHSVVTQWSLSGQWSLSGHSPAR, encoded by the exons atggcggcggccgggccgggcccgctccCGGAGGCTCCGGGCGGCTCCGGGACGGCCCCGGGCGGGACCCGAACGGCcccggagggtcccgggggCGGCTCCGGGAGCGGaaccgggagcggggccgggaacggaaccgggagcggggccgggagcggcagcggggccgggaggggcccggcgggagcggcgcgggaCGCGGAGGTGGCGGTGGAGATCGGGGAGACGTATCTGTGCCGCAGGGCGGACGGCAGCTGGC ACTCGGCCGAGGTGATCCAGTCCCGCCTGAACGAGCAGGAGGCGCGGGAGGAGTTCTACGTGCACTACGTGGGCT ttaaCCGGCGGCTGGACGAGTGGGTGGACAGGAACCGGCTGGCGCTGTCCAAGAGCCTGAAGGAGGCGGCGCAGAAGAGCTCCGAGCCCTTCCTGGGCGAGCTGGCCGAGCCCGAGAGGAAAATCACCCGCAACCAGAAACGCAAACACGACGAGATCAACCACGTGCAGAAG ACCTACGCCGAGATGGACCCGACCACGGCGGCGCTGGAGAAGGAGCACGAGGCC GGGCAGTGCCAGTGGCGGCAGCCGCCGGGGCGGGAGATTTACCGCAAGGGCAACATCTCCGTCTACGAGGTGGACGGCAAGGACCACAAG ATCTATTGCCAGAACCTGTGCCTGCTGGCCAAGCTGTTCCTGGACCACAAGACGCTTTACTTCGACGTGGAGCCCTTCGTCTTCTACCTGCTGACCGAGGTGGATCGGCACGGCGCCCACATCGTCGGCTACTTCTCCaag gaaaaggaGTCTCCGGACGGGAACAACGTGGCCTGCATCCTGACCCTGCCCCCGTACCAGCGCCGCGGATACGGGAAATTCCTCATCGCCTTCA GCTACGAGCTCTCCAAGCTGGAGAGCACCGTCGGCTCCCCGGAGAAGCCGCTCTCGGACCTGGGCAAGCTCAGCTACCGCAGCTACTGgtcctgggtgctgctggagatCCTCAGGGACTTCCGGGGGACCCTCTCCATCAAGGACCTCAG CCAGATGACCAGCATCACGCAGACGGACATCATCAGCCCATTGGGATGGGCAGTGCCGGGGGTCGGTGCTgtggggtcagtggtcactgtggtcactcagtggtcactcccatgggtcagtggtcactcagtggtcagtggtcactcagtggtcactcagtggtcactcaatGTCCAGCCAGATGACCAGCATCACGCAGACCGACATCATCAGCCCATTGGGATGGGCAGTGCCGGGGGTTGGTGCCatggggtcagtggtcactcagtggtcactgtggtcactcagtggtcactcagtggtcactcagtggtcactcagtggtcactctccAGCCAGATGACCAGCATCACGCAGACCGACATCATCAGCCCATTGGGATGGGCAGTGCCGGGGGTCGGTGCTgtggggtcagtggtcactcccatgggtcagtggtcactcccatgggtcagtggtcactcagtggtcactcagtggtcactcagtggtcagtggtcactcagtggtcactctccAGCCAGATGA
- the KAT8 gene encoding histone acetyltransferase KAT8 isoform X1 → MAAAGPGPLPEAPGGSGTAPGGTRTAPEGPGGGSGSGTGSGAGNGTGSGAGSGSGAGRGPAGAARDAEVAVEIGETYLCRRADGSWHSAEVIQSRLNEQEAREEFYVHYVGFNRRLDEWVDRNRLALSKSLKEAAQKSSEPFLGELAEPERKITRNQKRKHDEINHVQKTYAEMDPTTAALEKEHEAITKVKYVDKIHIGHYEIDAWYFSPFPEDYGKQPKLWICEFCLKYMKFERSYRLHLGQCQWRQPPGREIYRKGNISVYEVDGKDHKIYCQNLCLLAKLFLDHKTLYFDVEPFVFYLLTEVDRHGAHIVGYFSKEKESPDGNNVACILTLPPYQRRGYGKFLIAFSYELSKLESTVGSPEKPLSDLGKLSYRSYWSWVLLEILRDFRGTLSIKDLSQMTSITQTDIISPLGWAVPGVGAVGSVVTVVTQWSLPWVSGHSVVSGHSVVTQWSLNVQPDDQHHADRHHQPIGMGSAGGWCHGVSGHSVVTVVTQWSLSGHSVVTQWSLSSQMTSITQTDIISPLGWAVPGVGAVGSVVTPMGQWSLPWVSGHSVVTQWSLSGQWSLSGHSPAR, encoded by the exons atggcggcggccgggccgggcccgctccCGGAGGCTCCGGGCGGCTCCGGGACGGCCCCGGGCGGGACCCGAACGGCcccggagggtcccgggggCGGCTCCGGGAGCGGaaccgggagcggggccgggaacggaaccgggagcggggccgggagcggcagcggggccgggaggggcccggcgggagcggcgcgggaCGCGGAGGTGGCGGTGGAGATCGGGGAGACGTATCTGTGCCGCAGGGCGGACGGCAGCTGGC ACTCGGCCGAGGTGATCCAGTCCCGCCTGAACGAGCAGGAGGCGCGGGAGGAGTTCTACGTGCACTACGTGGGCT ttaaCCGGCGGCTGGACGAGTGGGTGGACAGGAACCGGCTGGCGCTGTCCAAGAGCCTGAAGGAGGCGGCGCAGAAGAGCTCCGAGCCCTTCCTGGGCGAGCTGGCCGAGCCCGAGAGGAAAATCACCCGCAACCAGAAACGCAAACACGACGAGATCAACCACGTGCAGAAG ACCTACGCCGAGATGGACCCGACCACGGCGGCGCTGGAGAAGGAGCACGAGGCC ATCACCAAGGTGAAGTACGTGGACAAGATCCACATCGGGCACTACGAGATCGACGCCTGGTACTTCTCGCCCTTCCCGGAGGACTACGGGAAGCAGCCGAAGCTCTGGATCTGCGAGTTCTGCCTCAAGTACATGAAGTTCGAGAGGAGCTACCGCCTGCACCtg GGGCAGTGCCAGTGGCGGCAGCCGCCGGGGCGGGAGATTTACCGCAAGGGCAACATCTCCGTCTACGAGGTGGACGGCAAGGACCACAAG ATCTATTGCCAGAACCTGTGCCTGCTGGCCAAGCTGTTCCTGGACCACAAGACGCTTTACTTCGACGTGGAGCCCTTCGTCTTCTACCTGCTGACCGAGGTGGATCGGCACGGCGCCCACATCGTCGGCTACTTCTCCaag gaaaaggaGTCTCCGGACGGGAACAACGTGGCCTGCATCCTGACCCTGCCCCCGTACCAGCGCCGCGGATACGGGAAATTCCTCATCGCCTTCA GCTACGAGCTCTCCAAGCTGGAGAGCACCGTCGGCTCCCCGGAGAAGCCGCTCTCGGACCTGGGCAAGCTCAGCTACCGCAGCTACTGgtcctgggtgctgctggagatCCTCAGGGACTTCCGGGGGACCCTCTCCATCAAGGACCTCAG CCAGATGACCAGCATCACGCAGACGGACATCATCAGCCCATTGGGATGGGCAGTGCCGGGGGTCGGTGCTgtggggtcagtggtcactgtggtcactcagtggtcactcccatgggtcagtggtcactcagtggtcagtggtcactcagtggtcactcagtggtcactcaatGTCCAGCCAGATGACCAGCATCACGCAGACCGACATCATCAGCCCATTGGGATGGGCAGTGCCGGGGGTTGGTGCCatggggtcagtggtcactcagtggtcactgtggtcactcagtggtcactcagtggtcactcagtggtcactcagtggtcactctccAGCCAGATGACCAGCATCACGCAGACCGACATCATCAGCCCATTGGGATGGGCAGTGCCGGGGGTCGGTGCTgtggggtcagtggtcactcccatgggtcagtggtcactcccatgggtcagtggtcactcagtggtcactcagtggtcactcagtggtcagtggtcactcagtggtcactctccAGCCAGATGA
- the KAT8 gene encoding histone acetyltransferase KAT8 isoform X5: MAAAGPGPLPEAPGGSGTAPGGTRTAPEGPGGGSGSGTGSGAGNGTGSGAGSGSGAGRGPAGAARDAEVAVEIGETYLCRRADGSWHSAEVIQSRLNEQEAREEFYVHYVGFNRRLDEWVDRNRLALSKSLKEAAQKSSEPFLGELAEPERKITRNQKRKHDEINHVQKTYAEMDPTTAALEKEHEAITKVKYVDKIHIGHYEIDAWYFSPFPEDYGKQPKLWICEFCLKYMKFERSYRLHLGQCQWRQPPGREIYRKGNISVYEVDGKDHKIYCQNLCLLAKLFLDHKTLYFDVEPFVFYLLTEVDRHGAHIVGYFSKEKESPDGNNVACILTLPPYQRRGYGKFLIAFSYELSKLESTVGSPEKPLSDLGKLSYRSYWSWVLLEILRDFRGTLSIKDLSQMTSITQTDIISTLQSLNMVKYWKGQHVICVTPRLVEEHLKSAQYKKPPITVDSICLRWAPPKHKQAKVAKK; encoded by the exons atggcggcggccgggccgggcccgctccCGGAGGCTCCGGGCGGCTCCGGGACGGCCCCGGGCGGGACCCGAACGGCcccggagggtcccgggggCGGCTCCGGGAGCGGaaccgggagcggggccgggaacggaaccgggagcggggccgggagcggcagcggggccgggaggggcccggcgggagcggcgcgggaCGCGGAGGTGGCGGTGGAGATCGGGGAGACGTATCTGTGCCGCAGGGCGGACGGCAGCTGGC ACTCGGCCGAGGTGATCCAGTCCCGCCTGAACGAGCAGGAGGCGCGGGAGGAGTTCTACGTGCACTACGTGGGCT ttaaCCGGCGGCTGGACGAGTGGGTGGACAGGAACCGGCTGGCGCTGTCCAAGAGCCTGAAGGAGGCGGCGCAGAAGAGCTCCGAGCCCTTCCTGGGCGAGCTGGCCGAGCCCGAGAGGAAAATCACCCGCAACCAGAAACGCAAACACGACGAGATCAACCACGTGCAGAAG ACCTACGCCGAGATGGACCCGACCACGGCGGCGCTGGAGAAGGAGCACGAGGCC ATCACCAAGGTGAAGTACGTGGACAAGATCCACATCGGGCACTACGAGATCGACGCCTGGTACTTCTCGCCCTTCCCGGAGGACTACGGGAAGCAGCCGAAGCTCTGGATCTGCGAGTTCTGCCTCAAGTACATGAAGTTCGAGAGGAGCTACCGCCTGCACCtg GGGCAGTGCCAGTGGCGGCAGCCGCCGGGGCGGGAGATTTACCGCAAGGGCAACATCTCCGTCTACGAGGTGGACGGCAAGGACCACAAG ATCTATTGCCAGAACCTGTGCCTGCTGGCCAAGCTGTTCCTGGACCACAAGACGCTTTACTTCGACGTGGAGCCCTTCGTCTTCTACCTGCTGACCGAGGTGGATCGGCACGGCGCCCACATCGTCGGCTACTTCTCCaag gaaaaggaGTCTCCGGACGGGAACAACGTGGCCTGCATCCTGACCCTGCCCCCGTACCAGCGCCGCGGATACGGGAAATTCCTCATCGCCTTCA GCTACGAGCTCTCCAAGCTGGAGAGCACCGTCGGCTCCCCGGAGAAGCCGCTCTCGGACCTGGGCAAGCTCAGCTACCGCAGCTACTGgtcctgggtgctgctggagatCCTCAGGGACTTCCGGGGGACCCTCTCCATCAAGGACCTCAG CCAGATGACCAGCATCACGCAGACCGACATCATCAGCACGCTGCAGTCGCTGAACATGGTCAAGTACTGGAAGGGGCAGCACGTCATCTGCGTCACCCCCCGCCTCGTGGAGGAGCACCTCAAGAGCGCCCAGTACAAGAAACCCCCCATCACCG TGGACTCCATCTGCCTTCGCTGGGCCCCCCCGAAGCACAAACAGGCCAAAGTGGCCAAGAAGTga